Part of the Zingiber officinale cultivar Zhangliang chromosome 6A, Zo_v1.1, whole genome shotgun sequence genome, aagtagtgagtgaaacaaaaaatgaaacttttgaacgattatatcaaaaattggatacaaaagaaggggaaagagacatttatagaatagctaaagtgagagaaagaaaaacaagaggtcttagccaaataaaatgtattaaagatgaatgtaagagGATATTAGTAaacgatagagaaataaaagaacggtggaagaggtattttcatcaactttttaatgaaagtttaggtgaccaacttaacttaggtaatttaagtaggtcaaatgagtatagaaattttaatttttatcggagaattcaaacttcataagtaaaacaaactttaaatgagatacacaatggaaaagccgttagACCAGATGacattccgatagaggtatggaagtgcttagggaaacaaggtattgaatgatttacaaaattatttaacatgatattgaaaactaaaaaaataactGATCAacggaggataagtactctagttctcttatataagaacaaggaagatgtacaaaattgtacaaactataggagtattaaactaatgagtcatactatgaaactttggaaaaaagtaatagaaaaaatattaaggaatgagaccatagtgacagaaaatcaatttgggttgatgcctagaaggtcgacaatagaagttatacatcttcttagacaattaattgaaaaatatcgggagcaaaaataagatctacacatggtattcattaacttagaaaaagcttatgatagagttccaagagaaattatatggagaattttagaaaaaaaggtGTTAACGTGACATATAGTGAACTAGTTAAGGATATGTATAAGGATGTaacaaccagagtaaagacttcagacggagtaattgaagcattttcaataaagataaggttacatcaaggatcagctctaagtccctatctttttacactaattatggatgaactcactgcgcacattcaagacacagtaccatggtgcatgctgtttgcagatgatattattttggtagatgaaatatgtgaaggagtaaatgctaaaatAGAATCttagagggaaacactagaagggaaagattttaagcttagtagactaaagacagaatatatggaatttaggtttagcaatattagaagtaatgaaccaattgttaagataggagaggacgagttaccCGAAAccaagagatttaaatatttaagatcatttttataaaataatggagggattgagagagataccttacatagaatacaagtaggatgagtgaaatggaggggagcgtcgagtgttttatgtgaccataaagtacctcttaaacttaagggtaagttctataaaaccgcagttagacttgctatgttatatagagctgaatgtcggactatgactcaagcacatgagcaaaagatgagagttgcagagatgaggatgttaagatggatgtgtgaatatatgaggatggacaaaataagaaatgagaccattagagagaaagtcggagttgcatatattgaggaaaaactctgagagacacgtttaagatggtacagacatgtacttcaacaaccaataaatgctccagttaggcgatatgaaactatgataaacatgcatatcaaacgagacttggttagcaacaataaaacaagataaaatttatttaaatatagatgataatataataggagatagagctcaatgacataaaaggattcatacagtcgACCCTATCTATTGGGAAAAGatttggttgttattgttgttgttgttgtataataGTGTTTAATGACCTGATATGTCTTTGTGATTTATTGACTATCACACACAATTCACTACGTAGGAGGTGTCCGAGAAGTAATCTTGTATAGTAACCCGAATAGCTAAAGGAATTCGCACCAAGTGCTTTCCACCATCACTCCATGTCAAACTTCCGAAGTTGAAGTCTCCTTGCACCGCATGCAGTGAGGTGAATGTTAGAGCAAAAGTATGTACCTTGTTGAAAGCATTGAACTTGAAGACTGAAGGCTCCACAATAATCTTAGCACCCGGAGGTGATTCTACTCTTGCTCTGTATATTGTATTTGTGTCACCTACGTTCGTGACAATTCTCTTTATTGTGACAGATGATTTGAGATCAGAAATGGATACGGAGGGCAGATTCAAGTGATACAAATGAGCATTCACCAAGTCACAATTTGATGCATCATTAGTGCAGTTAAAGAACTTGAAGTAATCATTTGGATCAACGTCGTAAATTAGTCTGGGATCCAAAGCTCTGTTAGGATTGATGTGACCACCACCAAAGTCGAAAGGATCAACGAGCTTTTGAGGAACTCCATCCGCTTCGATAGGGAATTGCGTTGGTCGTGTAAGCTTCATAAAAGGGCAATATTCATATGATCAACAAAATTTGCTCAAAGAGTTTGATGGAAGAACTATAATAAATTTGATGACTAATTAATGACTTACCAGTAGTTACGAGTGTGGATTTAATAACAACGGGAGACCATTCTGGATGTGCTGCTTTGAGAAgagatattgttggaaccccaaggtattttgatgtgatcaaacaagttaagttaggtcctgtttgttttaacccttgtgtctaagtgtgcaggagcttaggagcacaggaagtcgagtggaagacgcggctaatgAGAAGGacaacatgggagagagccgacgggctcggtgcgtccgagggacgaggttgttagagtgtatactaaaagcctagctttttgtaaacatttaattttgaaataaagaatcacattgatcaaattatctacatttatgtaaagtatagttgttcaattaatttatattatagataacatggtgtgtggtgtcacacacagaagataatgttatcaattccttataaattataaacagtagctcacgactgagatagaaaggaacaaaccattagaatagtcgtagtgtaattaggtattagtttatcttgattgataaattacactagtacactctgagtatattgagcaggaccatttaaggtaagttctttttatactgacttaataaaagaacaagacctttgttattatggaagtgtgtgctcttaatcccgatataataacaaacacgtgtacttagtatttatttctttgaattatcaaagggtgaggtttagctcgataaatcaagaggcccgataagttgagaaatgatattatttataatgtgtgttgttgattatagaaggaaattgtgtcctagtaatctaggttgataatgtccccaaggggagctcataaggattgtcatgtaaaccctgcaggtggacttagtccggcatgacgataaggttgagtggtactactcttggactaagatattaattaaagagagttgtcagtaactcatttaattagtagacattcgacatcttaaacacagggagattaacacactcatgataagaaggagcccaaaatataatttgggattggtgcggtagttcaatactaattctttagtggtatgaattattattgatgaaattaagttgggtgttcggggcgaacacgggaagcttaatttcatcgggagaccaaaaccaattcctcctctcggtccctatcgtaacctcttatttataaagtgttatacccacctatacccaccttcctacccaaccttaggtggccagccaagtaGGCTTGGaaccaagcttgggtcggccaagccaaaggttgagccaagtaaaggtggctggccctagcttggagcccaagcttggtgtggccgaccatataaaaataaaagggattttatttaaaaattttccttatgtggaagccatgattttaaaagaaagtttaaaatttaaatattttcttttatagctttctacagaagattaagagaaagattagatatcttttcttatttgtagttaaaaggaagattttaattttgaagaaaacttttctttttgaaaatcatccacatattttaatagagagattttaatttataaaatttccttttataaccaaccatgaaggaaaaaattattagagaaatttttattttaaaatttttggaaacaaataaggaagttttaattttgtgtttaaaacttaccttatttggagcatgtgaaGGGGCCGACCATGTAAAAGGTTtataggaaatttttaattaaattttccttattaagcCATGGTTAGGAAAATaagagaattttaattataattaaatttccttatatgctaagaccaaggaatataaaagagggggtagaggtgcctcacctcacaacatatcatctattattcctctctcttttcttccttagtgtggccggccctaatcatcatatcttctcttcttcttgtggtcgaaccatatcatctctaggagttcttgtggtggccggatttttcttggagaaggagagaaaggaggctttgctcttgcatcccttggaacttgaaggttggtggccgaaacttgcaagaaggaagttgtcttggtggttctcatttcggtagatcgttgcccacacaacgtccaagataattagaggaatacgatagaagatcaagaggttgttgcttacaaagaaaggtataactagtaattctattccgcattatattagttttctttgtatggattttgaaataccaaacacaagagacatatgattctaggtttcaaatttgtgattcgagtttgtgtttttttattttttgaatttgtgattcgattgttctttttggttaaacctagggttactataaggaaattaaatattaaatttcgttgaaatctttgtttaggaagtggtggttgctcccatatccaagaaggcctagtacctcgccacgtttaacctagaagtcaatctttgaaattaatatttaattgaatttgtaacatgggtgaatttgcatcaataatgttaagtatcatttgcgatccaagtctaaacctctaagaacagataagttaaatttggaataaaaaatgttaagtttcgtttgcgattccgaatttaatttctaaagaacacaataggttgttaggaaaggttcaggacttgtacaaaatttttgtacaggagaaccgatacgatattcccagtagcaaccaacaattggtatcagagctagggtttgcctctgtctgtttggttttcagtttaattatgcacatgtcatacataatttaggtaggataatagtaggatgtgctaactctgtgattgcatgctccaactattatgacttatggttattgtgtgtgattggacccttggacatgtcaagggcattttattatgtgtgcataattgtatttaactaatacagcaggagctgtattagccctaggattttacatttatgttcgatctagacttgatgtacattcccttgtggaatataggatcgatgtatgtaaaattttattttttctgttgcggatcgtatccttgtgaggcatGGTGTTattagaggaccagaggcgcagcggaaaaggaagctcgatggacccgatgacatgaaccctagggctggcagcacgcaAAGGACAGtaatggaaaaggccataatagttggaaaattaatttccatatttactgcttttatttactgtgatgtatgtgatgtgtgcttgctaggttaaaattcctcaccttaaataactaagtgggagaggaatttttaaaataaattccacggtctccattactggtttgtaagtgatacaaataAACTTACGCATTGGCTCTGGGTGCCTTCccccatatcagatgagtttgtttgcagatcactagatcaaactttcattttggatgattataggaaattaattaggagtgtgtgatcttcctcatcggaaggggcacaatcttatttaatggactaagtatcaaataatggtatacacttaggcacatttaatagtatcctccccatcggagtcactgctattatttgtgtgaccgaaggaaaaccaactattaattttatttgtcataaagttaggttgacaagaataaaattaatgggtaaaacctcctcttacaaatgtttgattttatatacgtccacactatcgtggcatgtaaaattcacggtgatttaaggtgttggtaaatttaaataatattgtttgaggaatcaatgttattctaaatttagagtcttgaccaaagtttattttgtgattcttaggatgtctttcaacccactgactatcatactgaaagagaacaaacttactggtcccaactatatagattggaaaagaaatctggacattgtcctaactacagaaggctataagtttgtactgtcagaggtttgccctaatgtgtctaatagtgattctagtgaagaggaaattgagtatcataagaaatgggtaaaagcagatgagatggcgtgatgttatattttggctttaatgtcaaatgtgctgcaacattagcatcaggatttaccaactgcttatgatataatgaacaatctcaaggatctcttcggACACCAAGATTGGGGtgctaggcaagaagctatgagaaaattaatgacaaccaccatgtcagaagggacatccgtaagggatcatatcctaaagatgatggcttatttaaacgaaatacaaatccttggaggagaaatcgatagggaaacccagatcgatattattctccaaacgctacccagaatttttgagcattttcgcctgaactataatataaataaaaagatgtattcattggcggaactgtTGACAGAATTTCAgacagcagaagggttatttcgtcaaaattctcaaattcactttactgaaaatggttctacttctaagttgaaagacaagaagaagaagaaacaggatggctcagcaaagaaggtgaatataCCTCAAGGAACAGGACCAAAAGTTGgcatgaagaagccaaagggcaagtgcttcatctgcaagcagtctggacattggaaagcggactgtcctcgtaggagagagaacaataaaggtatatcttattctgaataactcatcatcaatctaatcatttccataagatccctataccttctttctactacaccattctgttggggtgtaccaggtgcagtaagtttggattgaatcctggcttctgataagtgactcctaaactatcctaagaggtacttaCCACTATGATcataccatagtgtcttgatacttttaccttaatgtttctccacatcagccttgtactctttgaactaatcaaagcacttagacttgcggcacatcaagtaaatgtacctgtatcttgaataatcatccataaaagtgatgaaatattcgaaaacacctcttgcctggatagtcataggtccacacaaatcagaatgaaccaattccaacacatctttggctctatacccctaaGACTTAAAAAGTcttttggttatttttccttctaagtaagactcgcaggttggaaagttttccactaccaataaactccaaagttcatcggctattattctttgaattctacttaagttaatatgacctaacctagattccaaagatatgattggttcaaatccgaaggttgctttctcttattagagttagaagatgtgctattaattttcatttgttgcatcgtggattataaattgtcaaccaacgtaccagaacagataacttccctatttatcttgataacacctttgctatcataaatagacagaatatctatccttgtattgtttagaaactgaaattaatttctttctaaaatattagtacgtaaagacaatttcttaaaaccaagttttattcctatcagaggataaacatctcccactgcaacagctgctacttttgcagcagtgcccatgtagacgattatttatatagttgtcgggtttcctggaacccctgcaatgaattgcagacatgatcagtggttcccgtatctacacaccaggtaccagtagataataccactaaatatgtttcaacaactaataaaatacaccgttattattcttagttctgagaggacagtctaccttaatgtccaagtttttcaatcattataattgggactactaagtcttttctatagtataacaactaggggattgactaacatttgaaaacctaagaatcacaaaaatatttggtcaagacaacatctcaaaatcctcatgaattttgtatgccacgttagtgtagacgtatacaaattctaaaaggagattttattcattaattttaattatcttgtcaacctatgacaaataaaattaatagttggtctgtctttgatcaaatatttggtcaagactctaaatttaaaataatattgattcctcaaacaatactatttaaatttaccaacacctcaaaacaccgtgaattttgcatgctacgttagtgtggacgtatacaaaatcaaacatttgtaagaggaggattttacccattaactatcttgtcaatctaactttatgacaaataaaattttctcaaatgccgtgaattttgtatgccacgttagtgtggatatatacaaattcaaacatttgtaagaggggttttacccattaattttattatcttgtcaacctagttttatgacaaattaatagttggtttccctttggtcacacaagtaatagcagtgactccattggggaggatactattagatgcatctaagtgtataccattactttgatactaagtccattaaatagaattgtgccccttcaattgaaaaagatcacacacatcctaaataatttcctataatcatccattaaggaagtttggtctagtgatcctcaaacaaactcatccgttgtggagggagacactcagagctaaccgcaagcttgttgcatcacttacaaaccagtaatggagaccgtgggatttatatactaattcctctcccacttaattatttaaaatgaggaattttaacttatGCTAgcttacatcacatgcacacacacatcacagtaaataaaagcaataaatatgaaaattaattttccaactattatcgcttcttccatcactgtccttcgcgtgctacCAGCCCTCAGGTGCATGTCGTtgagtccatcgagcttcctttttccgctgcgcctctagtcctccgaTAGCATCAcgtctcgcaaggatacgatctacgacaaaaatagaatttttacatatatcgatcctatattccataaaggaatgtacatgtaatctagatcgaaacaaaaatgtaaaattctaataactaatatagctcctgctgtatttaattttacaatcatgcacacacaataaaatacccttgacatgtccaagggtccaatcacacacaatatctatatgtcataatagttggagcctgcaaccacaaagttagcacatcctactattatcctgtctaaattatgtatgacatgtgcataatctatttgaaaaccaaacacacagaggtaaaccctagctctgataccaattgttggttggtcctaagaagatcgtaccgattccactgtacaaaaattttgtacaagtgtcgaacctttcctaaacaacctattgtgttcttaagaaattaaattaggaatcgcaaacggaacttaacattattgattccaaatttaatttatctgttcttaatagtttagacttggatcgcaagcgaaacttaacactattgatccgaatcaacctatgttacaaatttaattaaatatctatttcggaaATTGGTTCCCAtgacaaacatggcgaggcacatgaccttcttgggtatgggagcatccaccactgccttgacaaaacctcttaacgaaattaaatatttaatttcctaaaataacattaggtttaaccaaaaataacaatcaaatcacaaattcgaaaaacaaaaaaaacacaaactcgaaacaaattcgaaactctaaaatcatatgtctcttgtgtttggtatttccaaaaataactatataaagaaaactagtatgatacggaaaataattactagttatacctttctttgtaagcaaataacctcttgatcttctaccgtattcctcttctaatctcggacgttgtgtgggcaacaatcttccgagatgagaaccacccaagcccttcttctccaagcaagtttcggccaccataaaaaactccaagagatgtgaggttcggccaccaccaccaagctccaagggatgctagaaacaaaacctcctttctcttcttcttctcctagctagaaccggccaccatcaaaagctccaagagaaagatgaaaccggccactaaataagaagagaagaggagagggagaacctctagggccgaccacaccaaggaggaaaagagaggaagaaatataATAGAATTcgctctcatgaaggcacctctaccccctcttttataatccttggtcttgataaataaggaaaatttaaataaaaacttccttattactttgccatgaaaagaaaatttaattaattaaaaatcaatttccttttctcacaTAACATGGCTGGTCATCTTctaatcccaaacaaggagagttttaattaacacaataattaaaatttcctaatttgttttcgaaaatttataacaatttctttaataatttttcccttcatggtggattgtaaaaggaaattttataaattaaaatctttcttttaaacatgtggatgatttccaaaaagaaaagttatctctaaaaattaaaatctcctttcaatctacaaataaggaaagatatcaaatcttttcttaatcttttgtagaaacttataaaagggaatatttaatttttaaactctcttttaaatcatgaacatggttaaaaagggaaagttttctcaaaattaaaatctacctttcaatttgcaaataaggaaagatttcaaatcttttcttaatcttttgtagaaagctataaaaggaaagatttaaattttaaactctcttttaaaaccatgtaatccacataagaaaaatttataaataaaatcccttttaatgtgatgtggtccgccacatcatgcttggattccaagcattggccggccaccaacttggctcaaccacttggtcttggccggccctagcttgggttccaagctagcttagccgacccccttgggttgggtaagaagtgggtatgtggtgggtataaatctctatatacaagaggctacgatagggaccgagaggaggaattggttttggtctcccgatgaaattaagcttcccgtgttcgccccgaacacacaacttaacttcatcaataataattcataccactaaagaattattattgaactaccgcacaaatcccaaattatattttgggctccttcttattataagtgtgttagtctccctgtgtttaagatgtcgaatgtccactaattaattgagttactgacaactcattttaattaatatctcagtccaagagtagtaccactcaaccttatcatcatgtcggactaagtccacctacaaggtttaacatgacaatccttatgagctcctcttggggacattatcaacctagattactaggacacagtttcattctataatcaacaatacacactataaatgatatcatttcccaacttatcgggccttttgatttatcgagctaaatctcaccctttgataatttaaagaaatgaatactaaatatatgtgcttattattatattaggattaagagcacacacttccataataactaaggacttgttcttttattaagtcagtataaaaagaactttccttaaatggtcctgctcaatacacttagagtgtactagtgcaatttattagtcaagataaactaatacctaattatactatgactattccaatcgtttgttcctttccatcttagtcgtgagctactgtttataatttataaagaaccgataacacgatctcctgtgtgtgacaccacacaccatgttatctacaatataaattaattgaacgactacactcagtatatataaatgtagatacttgattaatgtgattcttatttctaaataaatgtttatacaaaagctaggcttttagtatatactctagcAGGCCATGtgacccacacggtcgtgccaacttTCCAAAGGCGAGGAAGGTCACGACTGTGTGACtttggcagagaagaagaaggccatggccgtgtgagccacatgggcATGTGACTCAATCCGTGAGGAAGTCGGGtaaggccgtgtggattccacacggccgtgtgacgaagaaTATAGAGCCGTGTCATGCTAAaatagagctgtgctgaattctgggcagattgcagaccgatcGTAAAACAACCATACTTTGCGCTTTGTTGGCGTTTCGGGCTGTTATTTATACCTAAACGTAGCTAACTTCAAggtctacaacttttcttcataTCCAACAAAGAGATAGCATTGTCTacccgtgctaaatggcacggtcgtgcctcccaaccgcgggttcatcTGGACCTCTGCCTAGACTGCACACTAAACTTTGAACCATAataactttcggctcggttagatccagggctcgatccaagtataaGATTGTAGATAATTGCAAGAGCTACAACTTTGAttcagggtgaatcatgagaaaatctagtttaatgggtgaaaaatctGGTTTACCGGACTCCTATAATCCTAGTTTTCCTGGGTAGTctggaggaggtataaaaaggtcaagatcctcattctttgactcatcttgggtttgggacttcgttCCTCTCCTTGGAAAATgattctccccttagggggaaactctagagcttcattcacctccatcccttgatgatccgtccatctccagagcaaggaggcatccccaagacatcggaatcactggtgagcatctcttcttccccttcttctcacatctaggattgtaagtatgctttactttatgttttggggttgttcttcctttgcaatggagtagatctcagatctaggatgtaggaagtatttgtgatgtgatggagatgtaaaactatgtgcatttgttatgtttctattcaatgacttgttaatgtcttATTCATGTTTGATAAAGTGTGTGTGTGGAGCTTGTATATATACCTTTAGcatattttatcaaatggttgtgtagaattgttaatccggTAGGGGGATGCCCTAGATCGTACGACTGAGGGGCGTCGTGACACGGCTGTCCCTttaacggacgtctagggtatcaccttgaagggagaagcaaatctccacaaggaagtaggggatcagacataatcactatttctatctctatgttattgtgtgttagtgtgtttctatgttgtatgaccaaggggtgtcgtgacagggttgccctgctaacagacttcataggaatcacttccatttagtagcataggacatggagtaggagatcatgtcggcttatccactgcaggggagagtcggtaattaatctaacttcctacaagagcatgaacatagaggatacaaactaagcaatctatgtaacatcgcctagcatcacaaggaaaccga contains:
- the LOC121995337 gene encoding subtilisin-like protease SBT3.11; this translates as MKLTRPTQFPIEADGVPQKLVDPFDFGGGHINPNRALDPRLIYDVDPNDYFKFFNCTNDASNCDLVNAHLYHLNLPSVSISDLKSSVTIKRIVTNVGDTNTIYRARVESPPGAKIIVEPSVFKFNAFNKVHTFALTFTSLHAVQGDFNFGSLTWSDGGKHLVRIPLAIRVTIQDYFSDTSYVVNCV